DNA sequence from the Hippoglossus stenolepis isolate QCI-W04-F060 chromosome 17, HSTE1.2, whole genome shotgun sequence genome:
GCCCCATTGCATGTCGGGAAGCAGCTCCGGGGGCAGAGGGGATTGCGTAACGCAGACATGTGCTTAAAGGGCCCTTGATAAACAAACAGGGATCgatgtcatcatcatcatcctcatcaggTCAGTCAGAGGAGTAGCCCCATGGGTATTGATAGGACTGATGGTGGGGTCATTAAAGGGTAAtgccactgttttttttaagtatacGTCATTTCAGTgacttcatttttattttacgaCAAATTTCTATTATAGCCAAATTTCAAAGAAGACAAAAAATAGGTACTTCAGGCCTGAgagaaataacctttttttgttctgttttgttcttccacacatttgacatttcagtttcaCCTTTGCACTGtgtaaaaatgaaattcaacagAACGATGAAATCCATCACAGCAAACAGGAAGCTTTAAAGGGGCGCTCCACTTATTTACCACAAGAAATGTACTCATTGCAACAACTGAGAACATGAGATCATGATGCGAGTGGAGGCGCTTGCAAGCCgctcttgtttttcctttttccggATCCTATGGATCCTATTGATCCTATTGATCTAGGATTGCAAATAATCATTATTTGGTTATCCATTAATCTGCCAAAtactttttcattgttttgtcgATAAAATGCCAGAGAAAAAAAGTCACACAACACATAAAGAGGGAGTGTGACTGCTCAAGATGATATTACACCACTATACCTTCATGGAGGAAATAGTTGTTGGCTACTATATTAATGTTGAAAATCTTGTATAGGGTGTCTATTTTGGCACTTGAGTTAATCTAGATCTATATTTGATGACAAATTCATATATTGTgataaattaattataaaatcaagttgaattacagagcttttactttgaaaagttgtgaatttAGGTCTGAGGGTTATCTCcattgcttaacagacctctgaaatattcGACATTTAATGCatagtaaatcattcaaacttatatataagccacacacgtgaacagttaTGAAGCAAATCAAAAACATCGATTATAAACCCTTCAATGTAGATAAACCAGGCAGGATGAACACCGAGTTTTCTAACTTCTCTCTGCATCATAGACTCACTAATGatgaggaataattctgaagtagctccgggAGCATTAACACGGGCCAAGAGAAAGAACAactccaaacaggcaggtttacaacacGCACTGCACTGGTATAGTTTAAGCTACACTGATGTACTTTCTATACACTGTTgtacaaataacaaaacaaaaacgtgGATCAATTTCCTAATATGCTCACAATACAAACACGCCTATATAaaacctgctgcacacactAGAGCTCTGTTTTTACCACCTGCACAGCACTATGGGGGTAAATTCACTGCCATACATATTCACTGCCATACAGATTACACTCTGGCGTTTTTTAAACGTATATATGTGAAGGCCAGGTGGCTGGTGGATCTGACTTCAATCAAACCTCATCTCAGCCACTGtcattgtgcgtgtgtgtgtttccacacaTGTGCAGGTGAGGGCACTTCTAGCTCTGTTGACTCTCACCTCCCCACTCTGTGACAGCATGCATCCTCTCACACTAAAAATAGAGATGATGTTTCTAAACCAGCCCGAAACGCTATTGTCACCGGGACCCGGTGGCAAGGACGGATAAATATATTCTGTGTGTTTAGGTTTATATATAGTTCTGTGTGCGTGCCGTGTTTGTCAGGATGCATGAGAGACAGACAAGCGCATCTCCCAAAGAATTAGGACACGGGATGCATGCAATCGCCTGTGTCGACACACACGTCCACAAAAGCGGGGGGGAAAAGcgatgcgcacacacacaggaataatGAATCAATAGTTTCCATTGGCGAAGGAAGACACTTCACTATAATTAGGGAGCACTGCAGCGCTCCAAGCTCATCTCCTCAAGCAGCAAATCAAAataatagacacacacacacacacacacactttcctctatctctgtttctctctctctctctggttctggGTACAGCTCTTGCATAACCTTTCCTGGTAACAGATTCTTAATGGCCACATATGATTCGGGGAACAACATTAAATTAATTCACAAAGCACTAAGGTTTGGGGGTTGGGCTGGAGAATCCAGTGACAGCTTACATAAGGTCTCCTGCCTCAGCCGTGTCACAGCGCTGACGTCAAAAGGCGGAGAGTGAGTGAGGCGAACGGAGCAGCCTCCACAGATGAGATGAATGGGAATGACATGAAAGTGAGCACTTAGAAAGCCCATAAGAAAACCTCCTCTCTGGGTGTCAAAACAGAAAACTTGACAGAGTTAAATGATTATTGCCTGGAgtgcatttagaaaaaaatgcaGTGATTTCCATTGGAATTGCAGgactgctgctgatgctgctgctgctgcagtgcacTGAGAATGTGAAAAACAGATTTGACAGGATTACATAATCCAGTCTGTCTAAATCCCTGCATGAGGACTGCTGGTAGGTAGGCTACCTGCTGTCTCTAttcatccatctctctttccACACATCACCACGCATTTGCATGTATTGAATACATGTCTTCTTCAATCTGATGAGATTGCAGCTATTGTGACACTGCAATACAGCCTGCATTGGGGACTTTTTTCCGTTGCATGGCGGCAGGCCTCTGCTGTCAGAGGAAACTGATTTATGTCGGCGATAAAAGGAGAGCAAAGCGGGACTGCAGAGAAGAGCTGGCACCAAGGAGATACCGAGCGTTGCACTGCATGAAATGGCCGCCGTAAAGTCACATAAAGATTAATAATATTCACAATCATGGCTTTGCTCatggcagagaggagggggtggggtgagGGGGCTACAGTGCAGCCCCCACAGCTGTGAGAGGAAATGCTATAAATAGACCACAGGTACAGAATATAGACAAATTCGACAAAGTAATCTCGTTTTGCGATGATAATTAcccttgaaaataaaaaagtagaaCAAGTGTTACAATTCGGATGTTTCAGGATATAAGAGATTACCCCACTAGCGTCCAAAATGGCACTTGATAGCAGAGCTTATGATTGACTTCCattaaaaacagatgaaatgacCTAAGACACGACTTTTCTTACTGAATTTCAAGAGATAGTGGTTTAAAATATCACGTGAGCCTAAAACCCGTGCCATGGTGGACGTTTTTTGTGTGCGTAAAAGCAATTTTACACGATATACGCATGACGCACGGATGCCTGATGGAATTGCACTTATCCAGTGTGTGTAATGGCTGAAATGAATGTAGCACAGATGATGGACATGCCCCATTGGTTGGTGATATTCCAAGCAAGGACCCGACACCCTCACCTGTCCTTTTACGAGGCTGGCCGCAAACTGCCTCATGACCGCCTCCACCGTGTAGGCGCTGGACCATCCGCGGGGGGTCAACAGCTCCATGCAAATGGCCCCGCCGTCCAGCACGTAGCCGTTCTCCAACCGGGGCGTCAGGACCCGCATGAACGGCGGCGAGAAGGGGAAATTGTCGGGGAAGGTGACGTTGAGCAGAATGAACTCGGTGCACGTCTCCTTCATGTCCTGCCACAGCGCCGAGTCCTTGTCcacttggtgcagcttgacgTTCCAGTCGTACAGGTtgtcctccaccagctccaccgtGATGAAGTTGTCCCCTAACCTCCGgatctcctgcagctccttcatcAGCCTCCGCGTCCGGACCTGGGTGCAGTGTTGCCGGTGAGGCGCCAGCGGTGCTATCGAGGAGGCGCTGGTCGCTTTGCTGCCGCCTCCCCCCgtctgctgcttctccttcgCATCCTTGCCCTGCTTATCCTTGCCGTGCTGGTCCAGCTTCCTCGCCTTGATCTCGGGCGTGCTCAGGATGTTGGCTTCGTTGGCGGTCTGACAGTGCTTGTTGGCGTTGTTCTTCTGGTTCCCCTTGGTCCCCTTTAACGAGCCCTGGTGGTGCTTCGGGTCCTCGGTGTCTCGGTCGTGCAGACGGATCAGACCGATCTTCCGCAGTAGGGTGGCCATAATTTTTTTATGGATCTATATCTCTCCGCCGATCCCCCCGCACAGGGGCGATGTTCACCCGTTCGAGTCGCTTCCCTGCTCGCAGAGACGACCTTTCTCGACGGCGATTATTAACCTTGCTGTACCGCAATCCCCCCCTCCGTGCACTGCAGCCTCGGGATGAGCTCAAACCAGTGGGAGCCTTTGCGTCTTTCTCAGTGCAGCATCATCTTGACGCGGCTCGACTGGaaggaaaacagcaacaacaaaaaaagtgttAGCTTAGATCAATGTTCGCTTACAGGCAGCACCAGAAATAAATGGTCACCAGATTAATGGAAGATGTGTCGGTTCTGCACCGACACCAAGACTGTGACTGCAGTTGTCTACTGATAGGACGATGCGTTACGCAGAAGCACTGAGGTGATCTTACAATACATTGTCGATGGAGGACACCGTGTTATCAAACAATATATGCTACATCAAAGGGCACTAAAGGCGTGTGCTTTATTATACTAGAGGATTCAATAACATAACGATGGAGGAGCTGTCCTTATCACATAAACACCAACGTAGATTCCCGTTTACGCGTCTTCTCCTGCCCACACAGAGCCAGTGCTGCAGCAGGAACCCGACAGCTGCCCGTACCTACCGTGTAGAGGCGTAAAATCCGGAGCGTAAAAATGTCCGTATTACGTCCCGTTATCCCACTGTGTgattagataaataaaatagcAGCCACTGCAGCAGAATGTGAAGGCGAAATGGCTCCACCATCCAGGAGAGCTGcagtgtggaggaggtggaggaggagaggagcctttgaatgtgtgtgcagctgcCGCAGCTCCGGCTTAAATGCAAGCCCAGGACGAGTCAGCCCCCAGTGAAGCAATTCACTGCCCGTGTGTTAACACCGGGGCAACAGCATCCTGGGCCTTTCGAAATAAAAGCCTCAGAGGAGCGGGATACCAAGCACCAACATGGGTACATTTAGGCGTATTGAGAAGAAAGCCGTATGTGACATGACAGCGTTGATATACTCGACATATTCGGCTTTACAAATAGaattagatagatagacagatggatagatggatggacggatgaacaaatatatgtatatatatatatatatatatatatatatatatatatatatatatatatatatggacagATAAATGGATAGATGGTTcgacagatagatagattttaCAATTACAATAAGGCCCATAAGAAATCAGCTGAGCTATTTTACATTGTCGTCTTTTCCAATAAAagcatatatatacatatgacCCCAATACACAGAGAACGAACCTAATTTCGTGATGCAAACGTGATATGTTAAGAGCCGTTCCAAAGCTTTCAAATAAAGACTTACTGTGACAGAAATTGCGTTATTTTCTATTCAATAGCCAGTTAATCCGTAAAGCATCTCTTTAATGCCGGTAGGtatgtttattttgaagggaTATCATTCACTTCCTTTTGGTTTTATCAGGCTAACTCTACCTAGCTTGACGTCCCTGAAAGCTCAGTGGCCAGTCTGATGCATGAGGAATCTAACCTCAAcgtgtgacacagacacacacattcactttcacattcaGCGACTTCTGTCAGCTCATGTGTGTCTGAGCCTAAACTGTAGAGAGACAATTAGAAAATGCAGGGAGTTCAGTCCTTTACCCAAATGACTGAATGACTGAATGTGTTGAAGTATTCAAATATCTGAGTTAATACAATCGTaggtcaataataataataacaataaaaataataactgtatttgtaaagcacttatacaaagtgctttacaaaaaaatacatggcaaaaagataaatgaattataataaaagctattcaattcagttcaattttaaaggCCAAATCAttacataataaggtcaagaccttactatttatagagaaacccaacagttccaacaatgagcagcactttggcgactgtggagaaaTAAATCTCCCTTATTAACTGGAAGACACCTCTAGCTGAACCAGAAACTTAGATAGTAGTATAAATAGTAGATTGTCTAAAGATTATAGTCCCTAAATATAAAGACGTATAACATTCAGCATGTGATTAAGATGTGCCAACTGAATTTATGGGAATGATTCCATTTCTTCTTGTCCTTATTTTGATTTGATCAACACAGCATGTAGAAAAGTGAATACTGACATAACAATACCATTATGGATACTGAGATagtttaatgataaataattaattgagCAACACAAAAACTGGCAGCACAATGTGCAATTAAGAGTTAAGTCTAAAAAACACCATTGACACAATCCTCTGAAAACACATGGTTTTTGAATATGGgctaaacaaatcaaatttgattgattggtcGAATGGATTATGGTTAGTGTTTCCCCCATGCATGAATGGAATAGGTTATAATACATTTAgtaaataattaatacaaaataatagtAGGAATTTATGttaccattttttaaaattgtccAGGGACGTCAACTGAAAACTAGCCTGATGAGCTAACTCTGGCTCACTCATCAGTTTTGCTGTTGATTAATGAGCattgtccctgtcaaataaacacataaatgacaataaatgaaATGACTACAGTGCAATGAGGTCTGTGCTATTCAATACAGAGGTTATTAGCAGGATGACATCGCTAACAGGGATTTAGCATGTGCCCAAATTGTATTTGATAACATCCCCCCAGAGGAAagcacatttttcatgtttactgtcacacacagcgatagtgtttatatgtgtg
Encoded proteins:
- the ube2ql1 gene encoding ubiquitin-conjugating enzyme E2Q-like protein 1 produces the protein MATLLRKIGLIRLHDRDTEDPKHHQGSLKGTKGNQKNNANKHCQTANEANILSTPEIKARKLDQHGKDKQGKDAKEKQQTGGGGSKATSASSIAPLAPHRQHCTQVRTRRLMKELQEIRRLGDNFITVELVEDNLYDWNVKLHQVDKDSALWQDMKETCTEFILLNVTFPDNFPFSPPFMRVLTPRLENGYVLDGGAICMELLTPRGWSSAYTVEAVMRQFAASLVKGQGRICRKAGKSKKAFSRKEAEATFKSLVKTHEKYGWVSPPVSDG